The following are encoded in a window of Sminthopsis crassicaudata isolate SCR6 chromosome 3, ASM4859323v1, whole genome shotgun sequence genomic DNA:
- the SHROOM2 gene encoding protein Shroom2 isoform X9 — protein MESSRSPSPQFAPQKLTDKPPLLVQDENSARIERVIDNNTTVKMVPIKIVHSESHAEKESRQNLVSTMEPPVLPSGLEKDQIKTLSTSEQSYSRFCAYTRQGVEPEAENKTRGPDSQPAEALGYSNASIPVSYMKAKEKTLEDLKSEELAREIVGKDKSLADILDPNAKIKTTMDLMEGIFPKDEHLLEEAQQRRKLLPKVPSPKITEEKKDEQSVPSAISLTTNSTYYSTSAPKAELLIKMKDMQEQQQQQQQIAEDSEDELDHDLSEKKELIDSISRKLKVLREARETLLEDIQNNNALGDEVEAIVKDVCKPNEFDKFRMFIGDLDKVVNLLLSLSGRLARVENALNNLDENTSPEEQRTLLEKQKLLTRQHEDAKELKENLDRRERIVFDILASYLSGESLADYEHFVKMKSALIIEQRELEDKIKLGEEQLKCLTESLPPERAK, from the exons ATGGAATCGTCTCGGTCTCCTTCGCCTCAGTTTGCTCCCCAAAAACTGACTGACAAACCTCCATTGCTGGTCCAGGATGAGAACTCAGCCAG aattgAGAGGGTCATAGATAATAATACCACAGTGAAGATGGTCCCCATCAAAATTGTCCACTCTGAAAGCCACGCAGAGAAGGAGAGTCGACAGAACCTTGTGAGCACTATGGAGCCTCCTGTCCTGCCCAGCGGCTTGGAAAAAGACCAAATCAAGACGCTGAGCACCTCTGAGCAGTCCTACTCACGCTTCTGTGCCTATACCAGGCAGGGTGTGGAGCCTGAGGCTGAGAATAAAACCCGAGGGCCTGACTCACAGCCGGCTGAAGCCTTGGGGTACAGCAATGCATCCATCCCTGTCAGCTACATGAAGGCCAAAGAGAAGACCTTGGAAGACCTGAAGTCAGAGGAACTTGCCAGGGAAATTGTTGGAAAGGATAAGTCATTGGCGGATATTTTGGATCccaatgcaaaaataaaaaccacCATGGACCTTATGGAAGGAATTTTCCCTAAAGATGAACATCTCTTGGAAGAGGCTCAGCAACGTAGAAAGTTGCTTCCAAAGGTTCCTTCTCCCAAAATTACAGAGGAAAA aaaagaCGAACAGAGCGTGCCGTCTGCTATCTCCCTGACAACCAATTCCACTTACTACAGTACATCTGCACCGAAGGCTGAGCTTCTGATTAAAATGAAGGACATGCaggaacagcagcagcaacaacagcagaTTGCAGAGGATTCTGAAGATGAGCTTGACCATGACCTGTCAGAGAAGAAG GAGCTCATTGACAGCATCAGCCGAAAACTGAAGGTGCTACGGGAAGCCCGTGAGACTCTCCTGGAGGACATTCAGAACAACAATGCTCTAGGGGATGAGGTGGAAGCCATCGTGAAAGACGTGTGCAAACCAAATGAATTTGACAAGTTCAGGATGTTCATTGGAGACCTGGATAAAGTGGTGAACCTCCTTTTGTCCCTTTCCGGAAGACTAGCCCGGGTGGAAAATGCCCTAAATAACTTGGATGAAAATACATCACCTGAGGAACAG CGAACGCTCCTTGAGAAGCAAAAACTGCTCACACGCCAGCACGAGGACGCGAAGGAGCTCAAGGAGAACCTGGACCGCCGGGAGCGCATCGTCTTTGACATTCTGGCCAGCTACCTGAGTGGGGAAAGCCTGGCCGACTACGAGCACTTCGTGAAGATGAAGTCAGCCCTCATCATTGAGCAACGAGAACTAGAAGATAAAATCAAGCTGGGCGAGGAGCAACTGAAGTGTTTGACTGAAAGCCTCCCCCCAGAACGGGCCAAGTAA
- the SHROOM2 gene encoding protein Shroom2 isoform X8, whose amino-acid sequence MESSRSPSPQFAPQKLTDKPPLLVQDENSARIERVIDNNTTVKMVPIKIVHSESHAEKESRQNLVSTMEPPVLPSGLEKDQIKTLSTSEQSYSRFCAYTRQGVEPEAENKTRGPDSQPAEALGYSNASIPVSYMKAKEKTLEDLKSEELAREIVGKDKSLADILDPNAKIKTTMDLMEGIFPKDEHLLEEAQQRRKLLPKVPSPKITEEKKDEQSVPSAISLTTNSTYYSTSAPKAELLIKMKDMQEQQQQQQQIAEDSEDELDHDLSEKKQELIDSISRKLKVLREARETLLEDIQNNNALGDEVEAIVKDVCKPNEFDKFRMFIGDLDKVVNLLLSLSGRLARVENALNNLDENTSPEEQRTLLEKQKLLTRQHEDAKELKENLDRRERIVFDILASYLSGESLADYEHFVKMKSALIIEQRELEDKIKLGEEQLKCLTESLPPERAK is encoded by the exons ATGGAATCGTCTCGGTCTCCTTCGCCTCAGTTTGCTCCCCAAAAACTGACTGACAAACCTCCATTGCTGGTCCAGGATGAGAACTCAGCCAG aattgAGAGGGTCATAGATAATAATACCACAGTGAAGATGGTCCCCATCAAAATTGTCCACTCTGAAAGCCACGCAGAGAAGGAGAGTCGACAGAACCTTGTGAGCACTATGGAGCCTCCTGTCCTGCCCAGCGGCTTGGAAAAAGACCAAATCAAGACGCTGAGCACCTCTGAGCAGTCCTACTCACGCTTCTGTGCCTATACCAGGCAGGGTGTGGAGCCTGAGGCTGAGAATAAAACCCGAGGGCCTGACTCACAGCCGGCTGAAGCCTTGGGGTACAGCAATGCATCCATCCCTGTCAGCTACATGAAGGCCAAAGAGAAGACCTTGGAAGACCTGAAGTCAGAGGAACTTGCCAGGGAAATTGTTGGAAAGGATAAGTCATTGGCGGATATTTTGGATCccaatgcaaaaataaaaaccacCATGGACCTTATGGAAGGAATTTTCCCTAAAGATGAACATCTCTTGGAAGAGGCTCAGCAACGTAGAAAGTTGCTTCCAAAGGTTCCTTCTCCCAAAATTACAGAGGAAAA aaaagaCGAACAGAGCGTGCCGTCTGCTATCTCCCTGACAACCAATTCCACTTACTACAGTACATCTGCACCGAAGGCTGAGCTTCTGATTAAAATGAAGGACATGCaggaacagcagcagcaacaacagcagaTTGCAGAGGATTCTGAAGATGAGCTTGACCATGACCTGTCAGAGAAGAAG CAGGAGCTCATTGACAGCATCAGCCGAAAACTGAAGGTGCTACGGGAAGCCCGTGAGACTCTCCTGGAGGACATTCAGAACAACAATGCTCTAGGGGATGAGGTGGAAGCCATCGTGAAAGACGTGTGCAAACCAAATGAATTTGACAAGTTCAGGATGTTCATTGGAGACCTGGATAAAGTGGTGAACCTCCTTTTGTCCCTTTCCGGAAGACTAGCCCGGGTGGAAAATGCCCTAAATAACTTGGATGAAAATACATCACCTGAGGAACAG CGAACGCTCCTTGAGAAGCAAAAACTGCTCACACGCCAGCACGAGGACGCGAAGGAGCTCAAGGAGAACCTGGACCGCCGGGAGCGCATCGTCTTTGACATTCTGGCCAGCTACCTGAGTGGGGAAAGCCTGGCCGACTACGAGCACTTCGTGAAGATGAAGTCAGCCCTCATCATTGAGCAACGAGAACTAGAAGATAAAATCAAGCTGGGCGAGGAGCAACTGAAGTGTTTGACTGAAAGCCTCCCCCCAGAACGGGCCAAGTAA